GGGCCATGCCCCGACGCGCGTCGCCAAGGTCATCCCTGACGCGATCGGGACGTCGACCACCGTGGCGCCCGCGCGGGTATCCGGTAGACGTTCCAGTACCGACCCGTCGTACGACACGACCCCGGTGATCCCGTTCATCGAGGAAACGACGACCGACCGTCCCATCTCGACGGCTCGCACCCGGCTGATTGCCCACTGCTGCTCCTGTTGGGCGGTGCCGAGGAACATGGCGTTGCTCGTCTGCACGACCACGACGTCGGCACCCTGCCGTACCTGGTACCTGAGGACGTCGTCGTAGGCCACGTCGAAGCAGAGCGCGTTGGCGATCCGGAGGCCATCGGCATCCATCGGCGCCGCAGCAGGGCCAGGAGTCATGTCGCGGCCGATCTCCGCCACCCGTGACGACAATCGCTCGGCGAGCGGGCGCAACGGGACGTACTCGCCAAAGGGCACCAGATGCTGCTTGGTGTACCGAGCATCGGATCCGGCGCCGGACCACAGGATGGCCTGATTGAGCACACCGTTCCTGCCGCCGTCGACGATCGACCCGGCCAGGAGGGGGACGCCGGCCGCCCTGGCGGCACCGGCAAGCGCTGACCGCGCCCGCAGATCGCGCGCCGGGTCGACCGCTGTGGCATTCTCGGGCCACACCACCAGGTCGGGGGCTCGCCCGGAGGCTCTCCATCGAAGCGCGGCCGTGCGGGTCTCGGCCATCAGCGTGTCGGTGACCGCGCGGTGGTGGGACACCACATCGGTGCCGCCGCCTGGAACCTCGGCCTGGACCACGGCGATGCGGACCGACCGCTCACCGGCGCCCCCGGCCACCTGCCACCCGCCGGCACGACCTGCGAGATGAGCGGCGACGACAGCCGTAAGCCCTGCCACCGACAACGCGACGATCGTCGTCGGCGACACCGGCCGTGGGCCTTGGTGGCGCAGCGACCGGGCCAGCACCGCGAGCAGGGCGCCTCCGAGGGCGATCAGCACGCTCGTACCGGCGACACCGAGCGCGGCGAGCGATCCCACCCACGGTGTGTCGAGAGCAGTGAGGCCGAGGCGGCCCCACGGGAACCCGCCCCAGGGCCAGGCCGAACGGGCACTCTCGACTGCCGTCCAGGCGCAGGCCGTCCACACCGGCCACGCGCGCAACTCCTCCCTCAGTATCCGCGTGAGGACACCGAGCGCTCCGAACCACATGCTCTGGACCAGCGTCAAGGCGACCCATGCCGCCGGGGCGATCGACTCGGCGAGCCACCAGGACGTGACCCCGACGAACACCACACCGAACACCGCACCGCAGGGCGCACTGCGACGAGGGCCACTGCTCACCGACACGACGAACCCGGCGACCCCGACCGGCGCCAGCCACGAGACGGACCACGGCGCGAAGCACGCGCCCAGCACGAGACCTCCCGCCACTGCGGCGGTGACGGACTGCCGCCCCGTGAGCTCCACCCACACCTCCACGTATCTACTATGCAAGATAGTATGTCGCTGATGGACGCCGCTCAGGAGCAGGAGGCCCTCGGATCGGACGAAGCCGTTCGATCCACTCTCGTCGACCCTGGGCGCGGCGGTCCGTCGCGCCCGTCTGAGCTGTCCGCCTGGGCCCGATGGGTTTGGCGTCGCCTGACATCGATGCGCACCGCGGTCGTGTTGCTGGTCCTGCTCGCCCTGACCGCCGTTCCGGGCTCGCTGTTGCCGCAACGAGGCGTGTCCAGTGACCCATCGGCAGTGGCGAACTACTACCGCGCGCACCCGGATCTCGCGCCGTGGCTCGATCGCCTGTCGCTGTTCAACGTCTACAGCGCGCCGTGGTTCGCCGCGGTCTACGTCCTGCTCCTGGTGTCCATGACCGGGTGCGTCATTCCTCGCTCGGCGCAGCTGTGGCGGGACTACCGCGCCGAACCGCCCGCGGGGCCGCGTCGCCTTTCGCGGGAACAGCAGCACCGTCGCGGCTTCGTCGACGATCCGGACGCGACCCTCGACGCGGCCGTCCGGCATCTTCGCGACCACCGGTTCCGGGTCGTGCGGGTCGACGGAGAGGTGCGTGCCGAGAAGGGTCGTCTGCGCGAGCTCGGGAACCTCGCCTTCCACATCTCCCTGCTGGTCCTCCTCTTCGGCGTCGCCGGAGGCAAGCTGCTCGGCTACGAGGGTCGGGTCGCGCTGGTCGAAGGGACGACGTTCGCCAACGTCTCGTCCTCCTACGACGCGCTCACGCCGGGCCCGTGGACGGACCTCGACGGGCTCGAGCCGCTGGAGCTCACCCTCGACGACTTCACGGCGAAGTTCGAGACCGAGGGCGCACGCTTCGGTGAACCACGTGACTTCGAGGCGGCGGTCTCGTACAGCAGCGAGGCCGCAGGCGACGGGTCGTTCACGATCCGGCCGAACCGGCCCCTCGACATCGACGGAACCAAGTTCTTCCTCACCGGTCACGGCTACGCACCCGAGCTGACGGTGCGAGACGGCAACGGCGACGTCGCCGCGTCAGGACCCGCCATCTTCTTGCCCGTGGACCAGGCGTTCACCTCCGACGGCGTCGT
This Nocardioides palaemonis DNA region includes the following protein-coding sequences:
- the lnt gene encoding apolipoprotein N-acyltransferase; translation: MEVWVELTGRQSVTAAVAGGLVLGACFAPWSVSWLAPVGVAGFVVSVSSGPRRSAPCGAVFGVVFVGVTSWWLAESIAPAAWVALTLVQSMWFGALGVLTRILREELRAWPVWTACAWTAVESARSAWPWGGFPWGRLGLTALDTPWVGSLAALGVAGTSVLIALGGALLAVLARSLRHQGPRPVSPTTIVALSVAGLTAVVAAHLAGRAGGWQVAGGAGERSVRIAVVQAEVPGGGTDVVSHHRAVTDTLMAETRTAALRWRASGRAPDLVVWPENATAVDPARDLRARSALAGAARAAGVPLLAGSIVDGGRNGVLNQAILWSGAGSDARYTKQHLVPFGEYVPLRPLAERLSSRVAEIGRDMTPGPAAAPMDADGLRIANALCFDVAYDDVLRYQVRQGADVVVVQTSNAMFLGTAQQEQQWAISRVRAVEMGRSVVVSSMNGITGVVSYDGSVLERLPDTRAGATVVDVPIASGMTLATRVGAWPSRVTGALAIASLFVAVRRRRRKGDAGAGLLRATGVAAKLGPTSQPARDGKGSPLLGTAWPHGGNGPWVPRTLRAVGAISGSGRTKVALSWCRPLVVLVAVAVVWSAARGSAPIQTVVAQFPATGRRTFRRHHLGRRLRP